From a single Populus trichocarpa isolate Nisqually-1 chromosome 17, P.trichocarpa_v4.1, whole genome shotgun sequence genomic region:
- the LOC18106432 gene encoding probable metal-nicotianamine transporter YSL7 isoform X3 — MDRNGRDDLKVENGYDLEDDHDHKKKDKKEEQEEELSVERIFENQEVPSWRNQLTLRAFVVSFVLSILFSVIVMKLNLTTGIIPSLNVSAGLLGFFFIKTWTKFLEKSGLLKQPFTRQENTVIQTCVVASSGIAFSGGFGSYLFGMSETVAEQSTEDSDTFKNPSLSWMIGFLFVVSFLGLFSVVPLRKVMIIDFKLTYPSGTATAYLINSFHTPSGAKLAKKQVKALGKFLSFSFLWGFFQWFYTAGDGCGFAEFPSLGLKAYENKFFFDFSATYVGVGMICPYIINISVLLGGILSWGLMWPLIDTKKGDWYSADLKPNSLHGLQGYKVFIAIALILGDGLYNFFKVLSRTLTALFFQLQRSDATGVLPIADRSSPETSRISYNDQRRTQLFLKDQIPTWFAVAGYVAIAAISTATLPHIFPELKWYYILVIYVFAPALAFCNAYGCGLTDWSLASTYGKLAIFVIGAWAGASHGGVLAGLAACGVMMNIVSTASDLSQDFKTGYLTLSSPRSMFVSQLIGTAMGCVISPCVFWLFFKAFKDLGTPGSQYPAPNATVFRNMAILGVDGFSSLPKNCLYLCYGFFSAAILINLMKDALGKKWARFIPNPMAMAIPFYIGSYFAIDMCVGSLILFIWEKIDKAKADAFGPAVASGLICGDGIWTLPSAILALVGVKPPICMKFLSRGTNTKIDAFLGS, encoded by the exons ATGGACCGTAATGGAAGAGATGACCTCAAGGTCGAGAATGGTTATGATTTGGAGGATGATCATGATCACAAAAAGAAGGACAAGAAAGAGGAACAAGAAGAAGAGTTGTCAGTGGAAAGAATATTTGAGAATCAAGAAGTGCCATCTTGGAGGAATCAGCTGACACTGAGGGCCTTTGTGGTGAGCTTCGTGTTGAGCATTTTGTTCAGCGTCATAGTAATGAAGCTCAATCTTACAACTGGTATCATACCTTCCCTCAATGTCTCTGCTGGCCTTCTGGGCTTCTTTTTTATCAAGACCTGGACGAAATTTCTTGAAAAGTCTGGCCTTTTGAAGCAGCCCTTTACGAGGCAAGAGAACACTGTTATCCAGACTTGTGTGGTTGCATCCTCTGGCATTGCCTTTAGTG GAGGCTTTGGGAGTTATCTGTTTGGAATGAGTGAAACCGTGGCCGAACAATCAACGGAAGATAGTGATACCTTTAAGAACCCATCTCTGTCATGGATGATTGGCTTTCTGTTTGTTGTTAGCTTTCTTGGACTCTTTTCAGTGGTGCCTCTTCGAAAG GTCATGATTATAGACTTCAAATTGACATATCCAAGTGGCACTGCAACTGCTTATCTCATCAACAGCTTCCACACTCCTTCAGGAGCCAAGCTAGCAAA AAAACAAGTGAAAGCGTTGGGCAAGTTCTTATCATTCAGCTTCTTGTGGGGTTTCTTTCAGTGGTTCTACACTGCAGGAGATGGTTGTGGATTTGCTGAGTTCCCCTCACTCGGACTTAAAGCATATGAAAACAA atttttctttgatttctcaGCAACATATGTTGGAGTTGGAATGATTTGCCCCTACATCATAAACATATCAGTATTGCTTGGAGGAATTCTTTCCTGGGGTCTCATGTGGCCTCTCATAGATACAAAAAAGGGTGATTGGTATTCAGCAGACCTAAAACCTAACAGCCTACATGGCCTCCAAGGTTACAAG GTATTTATTGCCATTGCCCTGATCTTGGGTGACGGTCTGTACAACTTCTTCAAGGTGCTAAGCCGAACACTCACTGCcttgttttttcaacttcaaagGAGCGATGCAACTGGTGTCCTCCCTATTGCGGACCGTTCCTCTCCCGAGACATCCAGGATCTCATACAATGATCAACGCCGCACCCAACTCTTTCTCAAAGATCAAATTCCAACATGGTTTGCTGTTGCAGGCTATGTCGCAATTGCTGCTATCTCTACAGCCACGCTACCGCATATATTTCCCGAACTCAAATGGTATTACATATTGGTTATCTACGTCTTTGCCCCAGCCCTTGCATTCTGTAATGCTTATGGCTGTGGCCTCACTGACTGGTCCCTTGCTTCCACCTATGGGAAGCTCGCAATTTTTGTAATTGGAGCATGGGCTGGTGCCTCTCATGGTGGAGTTCTTGCAGGACTAGCGGCCTGTGGAGTCATGATGAATATCGTCTCCACAGCCTCCGACCTCTCTCAAGATTTCAAGACTGGTTATCTAACCCTTTCTTCACCACGGTCCATGTTTGTGAGCCAACTAATTGGCACTGCAATGGGTTGCGTTATTtcaccttgtgtcttttggctGTTTTTCAAGGCCTTCAAGGATCTTGGGACTCCTGGAAGTCAATACCCTGCTCCTAATGCTACTGTATTTCGAAACATGGCTATATTGGGGGTAGACGGATTCTCGTCTCTACCAAAGAATTGCCTCTATCTTTGCTATGGGTTCTTCAGTGCAGCTATTCTCATAAATTTAATGAAGGATGCATTGGGTAAGAAATGGGCTAGGTTCATTCCCAATCCAATGGCGATGGCTATACCTTTCTATATTGGCTCATACTTTGCCATCGACATGTGTGTGGGAAGCTTGATTCTATTTATCTGGGAAAAGATTGACAAGGCAAAGGCAGATGCTTTTGGGCCAGCAGTGGCTTCTGGTTTGATTTGCGGGGATGGGATATGGACTTTGCCTAGTGCGATACTTGCTCTAGTAGGAGTAAAAC CTCCCATTTGCATGAAGTTTTTGTCAAGGGGAACAAATACTAAGATCGATGCTTTCTTAGGGTCATAA
- the LOC18106432 gene encoding probable metal-nicotianamine transporter YSL7 isoform X30: protein MSETVAEQSTEDSDTFKNPSLSWMIGFLFVVSFLGLFSVVPLRKVMIIDFKLTYPSGTATAYLINSFHTPSGAKLAKKQVKALGKFLSFSFLWGFFQWFYTAGDGCGFAEFPSLGLKAYENKFFFDFSATYVGVGMICPYIINISVLLGGILSWGLMWPLIDTKKGDWYSADLKPNSLHGLQGYKVFIAIALILGDGLYNFFKVLSRTLTALFFQLQRSDATGVLPIADRSSPETSRISYNDQRRTQLFLKDQIPTWFAVAGYVAIAAISTATLPHIFPELKWYYILVIYVFAPALAFCNAYGCGLTDWSLASTYGKLAIFVIGAWAGASHGGVLAGLAACGVMMNIVSTASDLSQDFKTGYLTLSSPRSMFVSQLIGTAMGCVISPCVFWLFFKAFKDLGTPGSQYPAPNATVFRNMAILGVDGFSSLPKNCLYLCYGFFSAAILINLMKDALGKKWARFIPNPMAMAIPFYIGSYFAIDMCVGSLILFIWEKIDKAKADAFGPAVASGLICGDGIWTLPSAILALVGVKPPICMKFLSRGTNAKVDAFLGS from the exons ATGAGTGAAACCGTGGCCGAACAATCAACGGAAGATAGTGATACCTTTAAGAACCCATCTCTGTCATGGATGATTGGCTTTCTGTTTGTTGTTAGCTTTCTTGGACTCTTTTCAGTGGTGCCTCTTCGAAAG GTCATGATTATAGACTTCAAATTGACATATCCAAGTGGCACTGCAACTGCTTATCTCATCAACAGCTTCCACACTCCTTCAGGAGCCAAGCTAGCAAA AAAACAAGTGAAAGCGTTGGGCAAGTTCTTATCATTCAGCTTCTTGTGGGGTTTCTTTCAGTGGTTCTACACTGCAGGAGATGGTTGTGGATTTGCTGAGTTCCCCTCACTCGGACTTAAAGCATATGAAAACAA atttttctttgatttctcaGCAACATATGTTGGAGTTGGAATGATTTGCCCCTACATCATAAACATATCAGTATTGCTTGGAGGAATTCTTTCCTGGGGTCTCATGTGGCCTCTCATAGATACAAAAAAGGGTGATTGGTATTCAGCAGACCTAAAACCTAACAGCCTACATGGCCTCCAAGGTTACAAG GTATTTATTGCCATTGCCCTGATCTTGGGTGACGGTCTGTACAACTTCTTCAAGGTGCTAAGCCGAACACTCACTGCcttgttttttcaacttcaaagGAGCGATGCAACTGGTGTCCTCCCTATTGCGGACCGTTCCTCTCCCGAGACATCCAGGATCTCATACAATGATCAACGCCGCACCCAACTCTTTCTCAAAGATCAAATTCCAACATGGTTTGCTGTTGCAGGCTATGTCGCAATTGCTGCTATCTCTACAGCCACGCTACCGCATATATTTCCCGAACTCAAATGGTATTACATATTGGTTATCTACGTCTTTGCCCCAGCCCTTGCATTCTGTAATGCTTATGGCTGTGGCCTCACTGACTGGTCCCTTGCTTCCACCTATGGGAAGCTCGCAATTTTTGTAATTGGAGCATGGGCTGGTGCCTCTCATGGTGGAGTTCTTGCAGGACTAGCGGCCTGTGGAGTCATGATGAATATCGTCTCCACAGCCTCCGACCTCTCTCAAGATTTCAAGACTGGTTATCTAACCCTTTCTTCACCACGGTCCATGTTTGTGAGCCAACTAATTGGCACTGCAATGGGTTGCGTTATTtcaccttgtgtcttttggctGTTTTTCAAGGCCTTCAAGGATCTTGGGACTCCTGGAAGTCAATACCCTGCTCCTAATGCTACTGTATTTCGAAACATGGCTATATTGGGGGTAGACGGATTCTCGTCTCTACCAAAGAATTGCCTCTATCTTTGCTATGGGTTCTTCAGTGCAGCTATTCTCATAAATTTAATGAAGGATGCATTGGGTAAGAAATGGGCTAGGTTCATTCCCAATCCAATGGCGATGGCTATACCTTTCTATATTGGCTCATACTTTGCCATCGACATGTGTGTGGGAAGCTTGATTCTATTTATCTGGGAAAAGATTGACAAGGCAAAGGCAGATGCTTTTGGGCCAGCAGTGGCTTCTGGTTTGATTTGCGGGGATGGGATATGGACTTTGCCTAGTGCGATACTTGCTCTAGTAGGAGTAAAACCTCCCATTTGTATGAAGTTTTTGTCAAGGGGAACAAATGCTAAGGTCGATGCGTTCTTAGGGTCATAA
- the LOC18106432 gene encoding probable metal-nicotianamine transporter YSL7 isoform X4, with amino-acid sequence MDRNGRDDIKVENGYDLEDDHDHKKKDKKEEQEEELSVERIFENQEVPSWRNQLTLRAFVVSFVLSILFSVIVMKLNLTTGIIPSLNVSAGLLGFFFIKTWTKFLEKSGLLKQPFTRQENTVIQTCVVASSGIAFSGGFGSYLFGMSETVAEQSTEDSDTFKNPSLSWMIGFLFVVSFLGLFSVVPLRKVMIIDFKLTYPSGTATAYLINSFHTPSGAKLAKKQVKALGKFLSFSFLWGFFQWFYTAGDGCGFAEFPSLGLKAYENKFFFDFSATYVGVGMICPYIINISVLLGGILSWGLMWPLIDTKKGDWYSADLKPNSLHGLQGYKVFIAIALILGDGLYNFFKVLSRTLTALFFQLQRSDATGVLPIADRSSPETSRISYNDQRRTQLFLKDQIPTWFAVAGYVAIAAISTATLPHIFPELKWYYILVIYVFAPALAFCNAYGCGLTDWSLASTYGKLAIFVIGAWAGASHGGVLAGLAACGVMMNIVSTASDLSQDFKTGYLTLSSPRSMFVSQLIGTAMGCVISPCVFWLFFKAFKDLGTPGSQYPAPNATVFRNMAILGVDGFSSLPKNCLYLCYGFFSAAILINLMKDALGKKWARFIPNPMAMAIPFYIGSYFAIDMCVGSLILFIWEKIDKAKADAFGPAVASGLICGDGIWTLPSAILALVGVKPPICMKFLSRGTNAKVDAFLGS; translated from the exons GTCGAGAATGGTTATGATTTGGAGGATGATCATGATCACAAAAAGAAGGACAAGAAAGAGGAACAAGAAGAAGAGTTGTCAGTGGAAAGAATATTTGAGAATCAAGAAGTGCCATCTTGGAGGAATCAGCTGACACTGAGGGCCTTTGTGGTGAGCTTCGTGTTGAGCATTTTGTTCAGCGTCATAGTAATGAAGCTCAATCTTACAACTGGTATCATACCTTCCCTCAATGTCTCTGCTGGCCTTCTGGGCTTCTTTTTTATCAAGACCTGGACGAAATTTCTTGAAAAGTCTGGCCTTTTGAAGCAGCCCTTTACGAGGCAAGAGAACACTGTTATCCAGACTTGTGTGGTTGCATCCTCTGGCATTGCCTTTAGTG GAGGCTTTGGGAGTTATCTGTTTGGAATGAGTGAAACCGTGGCCGAACAATCAACGGAAGATAGTGATACCTTTAAGAACCCATCTCTGTCATGGATGATTGGCTTTCTGTTTGTTGTTAGCTTTCTTGGACTCTTTTCAGTGGTGCCTCTTCGAAAG GTCATGATTATAGACTTCAAATTGACATATCCAAGTGGCACTGCAACTGCTTATCTCATCAACAGCTTCCACACTCCTTCAGGAGCCAAGCTAGCAAA AAAACAAGTGAAAGCGTTGGGCAAGTTCTTATCATTCAGCTTCTTGTGGGGTTTCTTTCAGTGGTTCTACACTGCAGGAGATGGTTGTGGATTTGCTGAGTTCCCCTCACTCGGACTTAAAGCATATGAAAACAA atttttctttgatttctcaGCAACATATGTTGGAGTTGGAATGATTTGCCCCTACATCATAAACATATCAGTATTGCTTGGAGGAATTCTTTCCTGGGGTCTCATGTGGCCTCTCATAGATACAAAAAAGGGTGATTGGTATTCAGCAGACCTAAAACCTAACAGCCTACATGGCCTCCAAGGTTACAAG GTATTTATTGCCATTGCCCTGATCTTGGGTGACGGTCTGTACAACTTCTTCAAGGTGCTAAGCCGAACACTCACTGCcttgttttttcaacttcaaagGAGCGATGCAACTGGTGTCCTCCCTATTGCGGACCGTTCCTCTCCCGAGACATCCAGGATCTCATACAATGATCAACGCCGCACCCAACTCTTTCTCAAAGATCAAATTCCAACATGGTTTGCTGTTGCAGGCTATGTCGCAATTGCTGCTATCTCTACAGCCACGCTACCGCATATATTTCCCGAACTCAAATGGTATTACATATTGGTTATCTACGTCTTTGCCCCAGCCCTTGCATTCTGTAATGCTTATGGCTGTGGCCTCACTGACTGGTCCCTTGCTTCCACCTATGGGAAGCTCGCAATTTTTGTAATTGGAGCATGGGCTGGTGCCTCTCATGGTGGAGTTCTTGCAGGACTAGCGGCCTGTGGAGTCATGATGAATATCGTCTCCACAGCCTCCGACCTCTCTCAAGATTTCAAGACTGGTTATCTAACCCTTTCTTCACCACGGTCCATGTTTGTGAGCCAACTAATTGGCACTGCAATGGGTTGCGTTATTtcaccttgtgtcttttggctGTTTTTCAAGGCCTTCAAGGATCTTGGGACTCCTGGAAGTCAATACCCTGCTCCTAATGCTACTGTATTTCGAAACATGGCTATATTGGGGGTAGACGGATTCTCGTCTCTACCAAAGAATTGCCTCTATCTTTGCTATGGGTTCTTCAGTGCAGCTATTCTCATAAATTTAATGAAGGATGCATTGGGTAAGAAATGGGCTAGGTTCATTCCCAATCCAATGGCGATGGCTATACCTTTCTATATTGGCTCATACTTTGCCATCGACATGTGTGTGGGAAGCTTGATTCTATTTATCTGGGAAAAGATTGACAAGGCAAAGGCAGATGCTTTTGGGCCAGCAGTGGCTTCTGGTTTGATTTGCGGGGATGGGATATGGACTTTGCCTAGTGCGATACTTGCTCTAGTAGGAGTAAAACCTCCCATTTGTATGAAGTTTTTGTCAAGGGGAACAAATGCTAAGGTCGATGCGTTCTTAGGGTCATAA
- the LOC18106432 gene encoding probable metal-nicotianamine transporter YSL7 isoform X1 → MDRNGRDDLKVENGYDLEDDHDHKKKDKKEEQEEELSVERIFENQEVPSWRNQLTLRAFVVSFVLSILFSVIVMKLNLTTGIIPSLNVSAGLLGFFFIKTWTKFLEKSGLLKQPFTRQENTVIQTCVVASSGIAFSGGFGSYLFGMSETVAEQSTEDSDTFKNPSLSWMIGFLFVVSFLGLFSVVPLRKVMIIDFKLTYPSGTATAYLINSFHTPSGAKLAKKQVKALGKFLSFSFLWGFFQWFYTAGDGCGFAEFPSLGLKAYENKFFFDFSATYVGVGMICPYIINISVLLGGILSWGLMWPLIDTKKGDWYSADLKPNSLHGLQGYKVFIAIALILGDGLYNFFKVLSRTLTALFFQLQRSDATGVLPIADRSSPETSRISYNDQRRTQLFLKDQIPTWFAVAGYVAIAAISTATLPHIFPELKWYYILVIYVFAPALAFCNAYGCGLTDWSLASTYGKLAIFVIGAWAGASHGGVLAGLAACGVMMNIVSTASDLSQDFKTGYLTLSSPRSMFVSQLIGTAMGCVISPCVFWLFFKAFKDLGTPGSQYPAPNATVFRNMAILGVDGFSSLPKNCLYLCYGFFSAAILINLMKDALGKKWARFIPNPMAMAIPFYIGSYFAIDMCVGSLILFIWEKIDKAKADAFGPAVASGLICGDGIWTLPSAILALVGVKPPICMKFLSRGTNAKVDAFLGS, encoded by the exons ATGGACCGTAATGGAAGAGATGACCTCAAGGTCGAGAATGGTTATGATTTGGAGGATGATCATGATCACAAAAAGAAGGACAAGAAAGAGGAACAAGAAGAAGAGTTGTCAGTGGAAAGAATATTTGAGAATCAAGAAGTGCCATCTTGGAGGAATCAGCTGACACTGAGGGCCTTTGTGGTGAGCTTCGTGTTGAGCATTTTGTTCAGCGTCATAGTAATGAAGCTCAATCTTACAACTGGTATCATACCTTCCCTCAATGTCTCTGCTGGCCTTCTGGGCTTCTTTTTTATCAAGACCTGGACGAAATTTCTTGAAAAGTCTGGCCTTTTGAAGCAGCCCTTTACGAGGCAAGAGAACACTGTTATCCAGACTTGTGTGGTTGCATCCTCTGGCATTGCCTTTAGTG GAGGCTTTGGGAGTTATCTGTTTGGAATGAGTGAAACCGTGGCCGAACAATCAACGGAAGATAGTGATACCTTTAAGAACCCATCTCTGTCATGGATGATTGGCTTTCTGTTTGTTGTTAGCTTTCTTGGACTCTTTTCAGTGGTGCCTCTTCGAAAG GTCATGATTATAGACTTCAAATTGACATATCCAAGTGGCACTGCAACTGCTTATCTCATCAACAGCTTCCACACTCCTTCAGGAGCCAAGCTAGCAAA AAAACAAGTGAAAGCGTTGGGCAAGTTCTTATCATTCAGCTTCTTGTGGGGTTTCTTTCAGTGGTTCTACACTGCAGGAGATGGTTGTGGATTTGCTGAGTTCCCCTCACTCGGACTTAAAGCATATGAAAACAA atttttctttgatttctcaGCAACATATGTTGGAGTTGGAATGATTTGCCCCTACATCATAAACATATCAGTATTGCTTGGAGGAATTCTTTCCTGGGGTCTCATGTGGCCTCTCATAGATACAAAAAAGGGTGATTGGTATTCAGCAGACCTAAAACCTAACAGCCTACATGGCCTCCAAGGTTACAAG GTATTTATTGCCATTGCCCTGATCTTGGGTGACGGTCTGTACAACTTCTTCAAGGTGCTAAGCCGAACACTCACTGCcttgttttttcaacttcaaagGAGCGATGCAACTGGTGTCCTCCCTATTGCGGACCGTTCCTCTCCCGAGACATCCAGGATCTCATACAATGATCAACGCCGCACCCAACTCTTTCTCAAAGATCAAATTCCAACATGGTTTGCTGTTGCAGGCTATGTCGCAATTGCTGCTATCTCTACAGCCACGCTACCGCATATATTTCCCGAACTCAAATGGTATTACATATTGGTTATCTACGTCTTTGCCCCAGCCCTTGCATTCTGTAATGCTTATGGCTGTGGCCTCACTGACTGGTCCCTTGCTTCCACCTATGGGAAGCTCGCAATTTTTGTAATTGGAGCATGGGCTGGTGCCTCTCATGGTGGAGTTCTTGCAGGACTAGCGGCCTGTGGAGTCATGATGAATATCGTCTCCACAGCCTCCGACCTCTCTCAAGATTTCAAGACTGGTTATCTAACCCTTTCTTCACCACGGTCCATGTTTGTGAGCCAACTAATTGGCACTGCAATGGGTTGCGTTATTtcaccttgtgtcttttggctGTTTTTCAAGGCCTTCAAGGATCTTGGGACTCCTGGAAGTCAATACCCTGCTCCTAATGCTACTGTATTTCGAAACATGGCTATATTGGGGGTAGACGGATTCTCGTCTCTACCAAAGAATTGCCTCTATCTTTGCTATGGGTTCTTCAGTGCAGCTATTCTCATAAATTTAATGAAGGATGCATTGGGTAAGAAATGGGCTAGGTTCATTCCCAATCCAATGGCGATGGCTATACCTTTCTATATTGGCTCATACTTTGCCATCGACATGTGTGTGGGAAGCTTGATTCTATTTATCTGGGAAAAGATTGACAAGGCAAAGGCAGATGCTTTTGGGCCAGCAGTGGCTTCTGGTTTGATTTGCGGGGATGGGATATGGACTTTGCCTAGTGCGATACTTGCTCTAGTAGGAGTAAAACCTCCCATTTGTATGAAGTTTTTGTCAAGGGGAACAAATGCTAAGGTCGATGCGTTCTTAGGGTCATAA